In Mastomys coucha isolate ucsf_1 unplaced genomic scaffold, UCSF_Mcou_1 pScaffold5, whole genome shotgun sequence, one genomic interval encodes:
- the Per1 gene encoding period circadian protein homolog 1 isoform X1 — protein sequence MSGPLEGADGGGDPRPGEPFCPGGVPSPGAPQHRPCPGPSLADDTDANSNGSSGNESNGHESRGASQRSSHSSSSGNGKDSALLETTESSKSTNSQSPSPPSSSIAYSLLSASSEQDNPSTSGCSSEQSARARTQKELMTALRELKLRLPPERRGKGRSGTLATLQYALACVKQVQANQDYYQQWCLEEGEPCAMDMSTYTLEELEHITSEYTLRNQDTFSVAVSFLTGRIVYISEQAGVLLRCKRDVFRGARFSELLAPQDVGVFYGSTTPSRLPTWGTGTSAGSGLKDFTQEKSVFCRIRGGPDRDPGPRYQPFRLTPYVTKIRVSDGAPAQPCCLLIAERIHSGYEAPRIPPDKRIFTTRHTPSCLFQDVDERAAPLLGYLPQDLLGAPVLLFLHPEDRPLMLAIHKKILQLAGQPFDHSPIRFCARNGEYVTMDTSWAGFVHPWSRKVAFVLGRHKVRTAPLNEDVFTPPAPSPAPSLDSDIQELSEQIHRLLLQPVHSSSPTGLCGVGPLMSPGPLHSPGSSSDSNGVDAEGPGPPAPVTFQQICKDVHLVKHQGQQLFIESRAKPTPRPRLLATGTFKAKVLPCQSPNPELEVAPAPDQASLALAPEEPERKEASGCSYQQINCLDSILRYLESCNIPSTTKRKCASSSSYTASSASDDDKQRAGPVPVGAKKDPSSAVLSGEGATPRKEPVVGGTLSPLALANKAESVVSVTSQCSFSSTIVHVGDKKPPESDIIMMEDVPGLAPGPAPSPAPSPTVAPDPAPAPDAYRPVGLTKAVLSLHTQKEEQAFLSRFRDLGRLRGLDTSSVAPSAPGCHHGPIPPGRRHHCRSKAKRSRHHQTPRPETPCYVSHSSPVPSSGPWPPPPSTTPFPAVVQPYPLPVFSPRGGPQPLPPAPTSVSPATFPSPLVTPMVALVLPNYLFPTPTSYPYGVSQAPVEGPPTPASHSPSPSLPPPPLSPPHRPDSPLFNSRCSSPLQLNLLQLEESPRTEGGAAAGGPGSSAGPLPPNEESAEPEARLVEVTESSNQDALSGSSDLLELLLQEDSRSGTGSAASGSLGSGMGSGSGSGSHEGGSTSASITRSSQSSHTSKYFGSIDSSEAEAGAAQARTEPGDQVIKYVLQDPIWLLMANADQHVMMTYQVPSRDAASVLKQDRERLRAMQRQQPRFSEDQRRELGAVHSWVRKGQLPRALDVTVREVWEARKRLGWKMLSSRSRDRGLMSAISVFGSLILKEANSKSLLLGYIILNHITSRVFLQDFIPPHSRISAESAYMYIHHMCAWCLLRSEEGNLELELHS from the exons ATGAGCGGTCCCCTAGAAGGGGCTGATGGGGGAGGAGACCCCAGGCCCGGAGAACCTTTTTGTCCTGGAGGCGTCCCATCCCCTGGGGCCCCGCAGCACCGGCCTTGTCCAGGCCCCAGCCTGGCTGATGACACTGATGCAAACAGCAATGGATCAAGTGGCAATGAATCCAATGGACACGAGTCCAGGGGTGCATCTCAGCGGAGTTCGCACAGTTCCTCTTCTGGCAATGGCAAGGACTCAGCTCTGTTGGAGACCACTGAGAGCagcaagag TACAAACTCTCAGAGCCCATCCCCACCCAGCAGCTCCATTGCCTATAGCCTCCTGAGTGCAAGCTCAGAGCAGGACAACCCGTCTACCAGTGGCTGCAG CAGTGAACAGTCAGCTCGAGCCAGGACCCAGAAAGAACTCATGACCGCACTTCGGGAGCTCAAACTTCGACTGCCGCCAGAGCGTCGGGGCAAGGGCCGCTCTGGGACCCTGGCCACACTCCAGTAtgctctagcctgtgtcaagcaGGTGCAGG CTAACCAGGACTATTACCAGCAGTGGTGCCTGGAGGAGGGTGAGCCTTGTGCCATGGACATGTCTACCTACACCCTGGAGGAGCTGGAGCATATCACATCCGAGTACACACTTCGAAACCAG GATACCTTCTCTGTGGCTGTGTCCTTCCTGACAGGCCGGATTGTCTATATTTCGGAGCAGGCAGGTGTCCTGCTGCGTTGCAAACGGGATGTGTTTCGGGGTGCCCGCTTCTCAGAGCTCCTAGCTCCCCAGGATGTGGGTGTCTTCTATGGCTCTACTACACCATCTCGACTGCCCACCTGGGGCACTGGCACCTCCGCAG GTTCAGGCCTCAAGGACTTCACCCAGGAAAAGTCTGTCTTCTGCCGAATCAG AGGAGGTCCTGACCGGGATCCAGGGCCTCGGTACCAGCCATTCCGCCTAACCCCATATGTGACCAAGATTCGGGTCTCAGATGGGGCCCCTGCACAGCCATGCTGCCTACTCATTGCAGAGCGCATCCACTCTGGTTATGAAG CTCCCCGGATCCCTCCCGACAAGAGGATCTTCACCACACGACACACACCAAGCTGCCTCTTCCAGGATGTAGATGAAAG GGCTGCCCCGCTACTGGGTTACCTACCCCAGGATCTCCTGGGGGCTCCTGTACTTCTCTTTCTACATCCTGAGGATCGACCCCTCATGCTGGCCATCCATAAGAAGA TTCTGCAGCTGGCAGGCCAGCCCTTTGACCACTCCCCTATTCGCTTTTGTGCTCGGAATGGGGAGTATGTCACCATGGACACCAGCTGGGCCGGCTTCGTGCACCCCTGGAGCCGCAAGGTGGCTTTCGTGTTGGGCCGCCATAAAGTACGCAC GGCGCCCCTGAATGAGGATGTCTTcactcccccagcccccagcccagcTCCGTCCCTGGACTCTGATATCCAAGAGCTCTCGGAGCAGATCCATCGATTGCTGCTGCAG CCTGTGCACAGCTCCAGCCCCACAGGGCTCTGTGGAGTTGGCCCTCTGATGTCCCCTGGtcctctacatagccctggctccTCCAGTGATAGCAATGGGGTTGATGCTGAGGGGCCTGGGCCTCCTGCTCCA GTGACTTTCCAGCAGATCTGTAAGGACGTGCATCTGGTAAAGCACCAGGGACAACAGCTCTTCATTGAGTCCCGGGCCAAGCCTACGCCCCGACCCCGCCTCCTTG CTACAGGTACATTCAAAGCCAAAGTCCTTCCCTGCCAGTCCCCAAACCCCGAACTGGAGGTGGCCCCTGCTCCTGACCAAGCCTCGTTAGCATTGGCCCctgaggagccagagaggaaagaagcCTCTGGCTGCTCCTACCAGCAGATCAACTGCCTGGACAGCATCCTCAG GTATTTGGAGAGCTGCAACATTCCCAGCACAACTAAGCGTAAAtgtgcctcctcctcttcctacacTGCCTCTTCAGCCTCTGATGATGACAAGCAGAGGGCAGGTCCAGTTCCTGTGGGGGCCAAGAAAG ATCCGTCGTCAGCAGTGCTGTCTGGGGAGGGGGCAACTCCTCGGAAGGAGCCAGTGGTGGGAGGCACCCTGAGCCCGCTCGCCCTGGCCAATAAGGCAGAGAGCGTGGTGTCCGTCACCAGTCAGTGTAGCTTCAGCTCCACCATCGTCCATGTGGGAGACAAGAAGCCCCCGGAGTCGG ATATCATCATGATGGAAGACGTGCCTGGCCTGGCCCCTGGCCCAGCCCCGAGTCCAGCCCCAAGCCCCACAGTAGCCCCtgacccagccccagccccagatgCTTATCGCCCGGTGGGTCTGACCAAGGCTGTGCTGTCCCTGCACACacagaaggaagaacaagccTTCCTTAGCCGCTTCAGAGATCTTGGCAGGCTTCGTGGACTTGACACCTCTTCTGTGGCCCCCTCAGCCCCTG GCTGCCACCATGGTCCCATTCCCCCTGGTCGCCGACACCACTGCCGATCTAAAGCAAAGCGTTCTCGCCACCACCAGACCCCCCGGCCTGAAACTCCCTGCTATGTCTCCCATTCTTcacctgtgccctcttctggaccctGGCCACCCCCACCATCCACTACCCCTTTCCCAGCAGTAGTCCAGCCCTACCCACTCCCAGTATTCTCCCCTCGAGGAGGACCCCAGCcgcttccccctgcccccacatcTGTGTCCCCTGctaccttcccttctcccttaGTGACCCCAATGGTGGCCTTGGTGCTCCCTAACTATTTATTCCCTACCCCCACTAGTTATCCATATGGGGTGTCCCAGGCTCCTGTTGAGGGGCCACCTACGCCTGCCTCCCACTCGCCTTCTCCATCCCTGCCCCCACCACCTCTGAGCCCCCCTCACCGCCCAGACTCCCCACTGTTCAACTCAAGATGCAGCTCCCCACTCCAGCTCAATCTGCTACAGCTTGAGGAGTCCCCCCGCACTGAGGGGGGCGCTGCTGCAGGAGGCCCTGGAAGCAGTGCTGGGCCCCTGCCTCCCAATGAGGAGTCTGCTGAGCCAGAGGCCAGACTG GTGGAGGTTACAGAGTCGTCCAATCAGGATGCACTCTCAGGCTCCAGCGACCTGCTGGAGCTGCTGCTACAGGAAGACTCTCGCTCAGGCACAGGCTCCGCAGCCTCGGGCTCCCTGGGCTCTGGCATGGGCTCCGGGTCTGGCTCAGGATCCCACGAAGGGGGAAGCACCTCAGCCAGCATTACTC GCAGCAGTCAGAGCAGCCATACAAGCAAGTACTTCGGCAGCATCGATTCTTCAGAGGCTGAAGCTGGGGCTGCTCAGGccaggactgagcctggggaccagGTCATTAAGTATGTGCTCCAGGATCCCATCTGGCTGCTCATGGCCAATGCTGACCAGCATGTCATGATGACATACCAGGTGCCGTCCAG GGATGCAGCCTCTGTGCTGAAGCAAGACCGGGAGAGGCTCCGGGCCATGCAGAGACAGCAGCCACGGTTCTCAGAGGACCAGCGGCGCGAGCTGGGTGCCGTGCACTCCTGGGTCCGGAAGGGCCAGCTGCCTCGGGCCCTTGATGTGACGGTGAGAGAAGTCTGGGAAGCCAGGAAGAGACTAGGCTGGAAGATGCTGAGCTCACGTTCAAGGGATAGAGGACTAATGTCTGCTATCAGTGTCTTTGGATCATTAATTCTGAAGGAAGCTAATTCCAAAAGCCTGCTGCTGGGTTATATAATATTAAACCACATCACCTCACGAGTTTTTTTACAGGACTTCATACCACCCCATAGTAGGATCTCAGCAGAgtctgcatatatgtacatacaccacatgtgtgcctggtgtctatTGAGGTCTGAAGAAGGCaatctggaactagagttgcataGTTGA
- the Per1 gene encoding period circadian protein homolog 1 isoform X2 — translation MSGPLEGADGGGDPRPGEPFCPGGVPSPGAPQHRPCPGPSLADDTDANSNGSSGNESNGHESRGASQRSSHSSSSGNGKDSALLETTESSKSTNSQSPSPPSSSIAYSLLSASSEQDNPSTSGCSSEQSARARTQKELMTALRELKLRLPPERRGKGRSGTLATLQYALACVKQVQANQDYYQQWCLEEGEPCAMDMSTYTLEELEHITSEYTLRNQDTFSVAVSFLTGRIVYISEQAGVLLRCKRDVFRGARFSELLAPQDVGVFYGSTTPSRLPTWGTGTSAGSGLKDFTQEKSVFCRIRGGPDRDPGPRYQPFRLTPYVTKIRVSDGAPAQPCCLLIAERIHSGYEAPRIPPDKRIFTTRHTPSCLFQDVDERAAPLLGYLPQDLLGAPVLLFLHPEDRPLMLAIHKKILQLAGQPFDHSPIRFCARNGEYVTMDTSWAGFVHPWSRKVAFVLGRHKVRTAPLNEDVFTPPAPSPAPSLDSDIQELSEQIHRLLLQPVHSSSPTGLCGVGPLMSPGPLHSPGSSSDSNGVDAEGPGPPAPVTFQQICKDVHLVKHQGQQLFIESRAKPTPRPRLLATGTFKAKVLPCQSPNPELEVAPAPDQASLALAPEEPERKEASGCSYQQINCLDSILRYLESCNIPSTTKRKCASSSSYTASSASDDDKQRAGPVPVGAKKDPSSAVLSGEGATPRKEPVVGGTLSPLALANKAESVVSVTSQCSFSSTIVHVGDKKPPESDIIMMEDVPGLAPGPAPSPAPSPTVAPDPAPAPDAYRPVGLTKAVLSLHTQKEEQAFLSRFRDLGRLRGLDTSSVAPSAPGCHHGPIPPGRRHHCRSKAKRSRHHQTPRPETPCYVSHSSPVPSSGPWPPPPSTTPFPAVVQPYPLPVFSPRGGPQPLPPAPTSVSPATFPSPLVTPMVALVLPNYLFPTPTSYPYGVSQAPVEGPPTPASHSPSPSLPPPPLSPPHRPDSPLFNSRCSSPLQLNLLQLEESPRTEGGAAAGGPGSSAGPLPPNEESAEPEARLVEVTESSNQDALSGSSDLLELLLQEDSRSGTGSAASGSLGSGMGSGSGSGSHEGGSTSASITRSSQSSHTSKYFGSIDSSEAEAGAAQARTEPGDQVIKYVLQDPIWLLMANADQHVMMTYQVPSRDAASVLKQDRERLRAMQRQQPRFSEDQRRELGAVHSWVRKGQLPRALDVTACVDCGSSVQDPGHTDDPLFSELDGLGLEPMEEGGGGEGGGGSEGGGGGGGEQGGGDGEETQTQTGAKGSSSQDSAMEEEEQGGSSCSPALPAEENGTS, via the exons ATGAGCGGTCCCCTAGAAGGGGCTGATGGGGGAGGAGACCCCAGGCCCGGAGAACCTTTTTGTCCTGGAGGCGTCCCATCCCCTGGGGCCCCGCAGCACCGGCCTTGTCCAGGCCCCAGCCTGGCTGATGACACTGATGCAAACAGCAATGGATCAAGTGGCAATGAATCCAATGGACACGAGTCCAGGGGTGCATCTCAGCGGAGTTCGCACAGTTCCTCTTCTGGCAATGGCAAGGACTCAGCTCTGTTGGAGACCACTGAGAGCagcaagag TACAAACTCTCAGAGCCCATCCCCACCCAGCAGCTCCATTGCCTATAGCCTCCTGAGTGCAAGCTCAGAGCAGGACAACCCGTCTACCAGTGGCTGCAG CAGTGAACAGTCAGCTCGAGCCAGGACCCAGAAAGAACTCATGACCGCACTTCGGGAGCTCAAACTTCGACTGCCGCCAGAGCGTCGGGGCAAGGGCCGCTCTGGGACCCTGGCCACACTCCAGTAtgctctagcctgtgtcaagcaGGTGCAGG CTAACCAGGACTATTACCAGCAGTGGTGCCTGGAGGAGGGTGAGCCTTGTGCCATGGACATGTCTACCTACACCCTGGAGGAGCTGGAGCATATCACATCCGAGTACACACTTCGAAACCAG GATACCTTCTCTGTGGCTGTGTCCTTCCTGACAGGCCGGATTGTCTATATTTCGGAGCAGGCAGGTGTCCTGCTGCGTTGCAAACGGGATGTGTTTCGGGGTGCCCGCTTCTCAGAGCTCCTAGCTCCCCAGGATGTGGGTGTCTTCTATGGCTCTACTACACCATCTCGACTGCCCACCTGGGGCACTGGCACCTCCGCAG GTTCAGGCCTCAAGGACTTCACCCAGGAAAAGTCTGTCTTCTGCCGAATCAG AGGAGGTCCTGACCGGGATCCAGGGCCTCGGTACCAGCCATTCCGCCTAACCCCATATGTGACCAAGATTCGGGTCTCAGATGGGGCCCCTGCACAGCCATGCTGCCTACTCATTGCAGAGCGCATCCACTCTGGTTATGAAG CTCCCCGGATCCCTCCCGACAAGAGGATCTTCACCACACGACACACACCAAGCTGCCTCTTCCAGGATGTAGATGAAAG GGCTGCCCCGCTACTGGGTTACCTACCCCAGGATCTCCTGGGGGCTCCTGTACTTCTCTTTCTACATCCTGAGGATCGACCCCTCATGCTGGCCATCCATAAGAAGA TTCTGCAGCTGGCAGGCCAGCCCTTTGACCACTCCCCTATTCGCTTTTGTGCTCGGAATGGGGAGTATGTCACCATGGACACCAGCTGGGCCGGCTTCGTGCACCCCTGGAGCCGCAAGGTGGCTTTCGTGTTGGGCCGCCATAAAGTACGCAC GGCGCCCCTGAATGAGGATGTCTTcactcccccagcccccagcccagcTCCGTCCCTGGACTCTGATATCCAAGAGCTCTCGGAGCAGATCCATCGATTGCTGCTGCAG CCTGTGCACAGCTCCAGCCCCACAGGGCTCTGTGGAGTTGGCCCTCTGATGTCCCCTGGtcctctacatagccctggctccTCCAGTGATAGCAATGGGGTTGATGCTGAGGGGCCTGGGCCTCCTGCTCCA GTGACTTTCCAGCAGATCTGTAAGGACGTGCATCTGGTAAAGCACCAGGGACAACAGCTCTTCATTGAGTCCCGGGCCAAGCCTACGCCCCGACCCCGCCTCCTTG CTACAGGTACATTCAAAGCCAAAGTCCTTCCCTGCCAGTCCCCAAACCCCGAACTGGAGGTGGCCCCTGCTCCTGACCAAGCCTCGTTAGCATTGGCCCctgaggagccagagaggaaagaagcCTCTGGCTGCTCCTACCAGCAGATCAACTGCCTGGACAGCATCCTCAG GTATTTGGAGAGCTGCAACATTCCCAGCACAACTAAGCGTAAAtgtgcctcctcctcttcctacacTGCCTCTTCAGCCTCTGATGATGACAAGCAGAGGGCAGGTCCAGTTCCTGTGGGGGCCAAGAAAG ATCCGTCGTCAGCAGTGCTGTCTGGGGAGGGGGCAACTCCTCGGAAGGAGCCAGTGGTGGGAGGCACCCTGAGCCCGCTCGCCCTGGCCAATAAGGCAGAGAGCGTGGTGTCCGTCACCAGTCAGTGTAGCTTCAGCTCCACCATCGTCCATGTGGGAGACAAGAAGCCCCCGGAGTCGG ATATCATCATGATGGAAGACGTGCCTGGCCTGGCCCCTGGCCCAGCCCCGAGTCCAGCCCCAAGCCCCACAGTAGCCCCtgacccagccccagccccagatgCTTATCGCCCGGTGGGTCTGACCAAGGCTGTGCTGTCCCTGCACACacagaaggaagaacaagccTTCCTTAGCCGCTTCAGAGATCTTGGCAGGCTTCGTGGACTTGACACCTCTTCTGTGGCCCCCTCAGCCCCTG GCTGCCACCATGGTCCCATTCCCCCTGGTCGCCGACACCACTGCCGATCTAAAGCAAAGCGTTCTCGCCACCACCAGACCCCCCGGCCTGAAACTCCCTGCTATGTCTCCCATTCTTcacctgtgccctcttctggaccctGGCCACCCCCACCATCCACTACCCCTTTCCCAGCAGTAGTCCAGCCCTACCCACTCCCAGTATTCTCCCCTCGAGGAGGACCCCAGCcgcttccccctgcccccacatcTGTGTCCCCTGctaccttcccttctcccttaGTGACCCCAATGGTGGCCTTGGTGCTCCCTAACTATTTATTCCCTACCCCCACTAGTTATCCATATGGGGTGTCCCAGGCTCCTGTTGAGGGGCCACCTACGCCTGCCTCCCACTCGCCTTCTCCATCCCTGCCCCCACCACCTCTGAGCCCCCCTCACCGCCCAGACTCCCCACTGTTCAACTCAAGATGCAGCTCCCCACTCCAGCTCAATCTGCTACAGCTTGAGGAGTCCCCCCGCACTGAGGGGGGCGCTGCTGCAGGAGGCCCTGGAAGCAGTGCTGGGCCCCTGCCTCCCAATGAGGAGTCTGCTGAGCCAGAGGCCAGACTG GTGGAGGTTACAGAGTCGTCCAATCAGGATGCACTCTCAGGCTCCAGCGACCTGCTGGAGCTGCTGCTACAGGAAGACTCTCGCTCAGGCACAGGCTCCGCAGCCTCGGGCTCCCTGGGCTCTGGCATGGGCTCCGGGTCTGGCTCAGGATCCCACGAAGGGGGAAGCACCTCAGCCAGCATTACTC GCAGCAGTCAGAGCAGCCATACAAGCAAGTACTTCGGCAGCATCGATTCTTCAGAGGCTGAAGCTGGGGCTGCTCAGGccaggactgagcctggggaccagGTCATTAAGTATGTGCTCCAGGATCCCATCTGGCTGCTCATGGCCAATGCTGACCAGCATGTCATGATGACATACCAGGTGCCGTCCAG GGATGCAGCCTCTGTGCTGAAGCAAGACCGGGAGAGGCTCCGGGCCATGCAGAGACAGCAGCCACGGTTCTCAGAGGACCAGCGGCGCGAGCTGGGTGCCGTGCACTCCTGGGTCCGGAAGGGCCAGCTGCCTCGGGCCCTTGATGTGACG GCTTGTGTGGACTGTGGTAGCAGCGTTCAAGATCCTGGCCACACTGATGACCCGCTCTTCTCAGAACTGGATGGATTGGGGCTGGAGCCCATGGAAGAGGGCGGAGGGGGCGAAGGGGGCGGTGGGAGCGAAGGGGgcggtgggggtggaggtgaacAGGGTGGCGGGGATGGTGAAGAGACCCAGACCCAAACTGGGGCTAAGGGTTCAAGCTCTCAGGACTCTGccatggaggaagaagaacaaggtGGGAGCTCATGCAGTCCAGCTTTACCTGCAGAAGAAAATGGCACCAGCTAG
- the Hes7 gene encoding transcription factor HES-7: MVTRERAENRDGPKMLKPLVEKRRRDRINRSLEELRLLLLERTRDQNLRNPKLEKAEILEFAVGYLRERSRVEPPGLPRSPGQDAETLAGCYLSGFRECLLRLAAFAHDASPAARSQLFSALHGYRRPKPPRPEAADPGLAAPRPPLDPASPILGPALHQGPPSPRLAWSPSHCSPRAGDSGAPAPLTGLLPPPPPPSRQDGAPKAPPLPPPAFWRPWP; encoded by the exons ATGGTCACCCGGGAGCGAGCTGAGAATAGGGACGGCCCCAAG ATGCTGAAGCCGTTGGTGGAGAAGCGGCGCCGGGACCGCATCAACCGCAGCCTAGAAGAgctgaggctgctgctgctggagaggACCAGGGACCAG AACCTCCGGAACCCGAAGCTGGAGAAAGCAGAGATACTGGAGTTCGCCGTGGGCTACTTGAGGGAGCGAAGCCGGGTGGAGCCCCCGG GGCTTCCCCGGTCCCCAGGCCAGGACGCCGAGACGCTCGCCGGCTGCTACCTGTCCGGCTTCCGCGAGTGCCTGCTCCGCTTGGCGGCCTTTGCGCACGACGCCAGCCCGGCCGCCCGCTCCCAGCTCTTCTCCGCGCTGCACGGTTACCGGCGCCCCAAGCCGCCCCGGCCGGAGGCCGCAGATCCCGGGCTCGCGGCGCCGCGCCCACCGCTGGACCCCGCTTCACCCATCCTCGGCCCCGCGCTGCACCAGGGCCCTCCCAGTCCCCGCCTCGCCTGGTCCCCATCCCACTGCTCCCCTCGCGCCGGGGATTCGGGCGCGCCGGCGCCTCTCACCGgactgctgccgccgccgccaccgccttCCAGACAAGACGGGGCGCCCAAGGCCCCGCCACTCCCGCCGCCCGCGTTTTGGAGACCTTGGCCCTGA